The Kitasatospora sp. NBC_00374 genome has a segment encoding these proteins:
- a CDS encoding ATP-grasp domain-containing protein encodes MTATNGTLLVVGSGLKVYREYLVAPISRRARAAGLELVLLNNLKPTWQCEYFDEVVVANVFDSAVMGAAAREVAARRRIVGVMCWDEPLVLDAGLLAAEFGVPGLSERGVRGCRDKELTRAELTAAGLHQPGFELTTTVEHARAAAERIGYPVVLKPRAMGASIGVVFAADRSELDEAFRIALSASRVDPGPYRASAIVEAFAPGPEISVDGAVHKGEYLPLFVARKDSSDHPYFEEVGHVVDAADPLLADQELMRTLARAHQALGIEDGITHTEVRLTDRGPLIIEINGRLGGDLIPFLGRIATGIEPGEVLFDVATGRRPDTAPARRAVAGIRFGYPERDCLLRSVTVPTQAPGLVAAAPMAEPGSTLRLPPGGYLARHSFVVCEADSVPTCRDRLAGAAALVELDAEPVGPPVADAPFAMPAGLLDVDE; translated from the coding sequence ATGACCGCCACCAACGGGACGCTGCTGGTCGTCGGCAGCGGGCTCAAGGTGTACCGCGAGTACCTCGTGGCACCGATCAGCCGCCGTGCCCGCGCGGCCGGACTGGAGCTGGTGCTGCTCAACAACCTCAAACCCACCTGGCAGTGCGAGTACTTCGACGAGGTCGTCGTCGCCAACGTCTTCGACTCCGCGGTGATGGGCGCCGCCGCGCGGGAGGTGGCCGCCCGGCGCCGGATCGTCGGGGTGATGTGCTGGGACGAGCCGCTGGTGCTGGACGCCGGCCTGCTGGCCGCCGAGTTCGGCGTGCCGGGGCTGTCCGAGCGCGGCGTGCGCGGCTGCCGGGACAAGGAGCTCACCCGGGCCGAGCTCACCGCGGCGGGCCTGCACCAGCCCGGCTTCGAGCTGACCACCACCGTGGAGCACGCCAGGGCGGCGGCCGAGCGGATCGGCTACCCGGTGGTGCTCAAGCCGCGGGCGATGGGCGCGAGCATCGGTGTGGTGTTCGCGGCCGACCGGTCCGAGCTGGACGAGGCGTTCCGCATCGCCCTGTCCGCGAGCCGGGTCGACCCGGGTCCGTACCGCGCCAGCGCCATCGTCGAGGCGTTCGCCCCCGGGCCGGAGATCAGCGTCGACGGCGCCGTCCACAAGGGCGAGTACCTGCCGTTGTTCGTGGCCCGCAAGGACAGCAGCGACCACCCGTACTTCGAGGAGGTCGGCCACGTCGTCGACGCGGCCGACCCGCTGCTGGCGGACCAGGAGCTGATGCGGACGCTGGCCCGCGCCCACCAGGCGCTCGGCATCGAGGACGGCATCACCCACACCGAGGTCCGGCTGACCGACCGCGGGCCGCTGATCATCGAGATCAACGGCCGGCTCGGCGGGGACCTCATCCCGTTCCTGGGCCGGATCGCCACCGGCATCGAGCCCGGGGAGGTGCTGTTCGACGTGGCCACCGGCCGGCGGCCGGACACCGCACCGGCCCGGCGGGCGGTGGCCGGCATCCGGTTCGGCTACCCGGAGCGGGACTGCCTGCTGCGGTCGGTCACGGTGCCGACGCAGGCGCCCGGCCTGGTCGCCGCGGCCCCGATGGCCGAGCCGGGCAGCACGCTCCGCCTGCCGCCCGGCGGGTACCTGGCGCGCCACTCCTTCGTGGTGTGCGAGGCCGACTCCGTCCCGACCTGCCGGGACCGGCTCGCCGGGGCGGCCGCCCTGGTCGAGCTGGACGCCGAGCCGGTCGGCCCGCCGGTCGCGGACGCACCGTTCGCCATGCCGGCCGGCCTGCTGGACGTGGACGAATGA
- a CDS encoding lysine N(6)-hydroxylase/L-ornithine N(5)-oxygenase family protein gives MTDHEVGVLAIGAGPANLALAAAIEECGNTELADSTLLLEQAPDIKWQRDLLMPWARSQVSFLKDLVTLRNPRSKFSFLNFLHDQGRLDQFVNLGTFHPFRWEFSDYLQWVATSLERVHIRYNARVVTIDPVHDHNHTPTGWHVTLADGDTIHARDLVIGGGRDPHIPQPFTDLPPDRVIHSARYRTRIADIPRDQPLHTVVIGGAQSAAEMFYALHENLPNSHITMIVRSIGLQNYQTSKFINELFFPSFVDEFHDSPPEIRAQVLDEMRLTNYAGLAPPFLDELYMMLYRQRMLGTPRSTIHTMTEVTHAHLDNDKVILDLKDRKTGKTTPLPCDLVLLGTGYDTRMPALVRDLATKTGLPHINVTRNYRIDLGRTATAAVYLQGVNEATHGIADSLISVLAQRSHDITTDLLTRRTTTPDRVAR, from the coding sequence GTGACCGACCACGAGGTTGGCGTTCTGGCGATCGGTGCCGGCCCGGCGAATCTGGCCCTCGCCGCCGCGATCGAGGAGTGCGGAAACACCGAACTGGCCGACAGCACCCTGCTGCTGGAACAGGCACCCGACATCAAATGGCAACGCGACCTGCTCATGCCCTGGGCCCGCAGCCAGGTCTCCTTCCTCAAAGACCTCGTCACCCTGCGCAACCCCCGCAGCAAATTCTCCTTCCTCAACTTCCTCCACGACCAGGGCCGCCTCGACCAGTTCGTCAACCTCGGCACCTTCCACCCCTTCCGCTGGGAATTCTCCGACTACCTCCAATGGGTCGCCACCTCACTCGAACGCGTCCACATCCGCTACAACGCACGCGTCGTCACCATCGACCCCGTCCACGACCACAACCACACCCCCACCGGCTGGCACGTCACCCTCGCCGACGGCGACACCATCCACGCCCGCGACCTCGTCATCGGCGGCGGCCGCGACCCCCACATCCCCCAGCCCTTCACCGACCTCCCCCCCGACCGCGTCATCCACAGCGCCCGCTACCGCACCCGCATCGCCGACATCCCCCGCGACCAACCCCTCCACACCGTCGTCATCGGCGGCGCCCAGAGCGCCGCCGAAATGTTCTACGCCCTCCACGAAAACCTCCCCAACAGCCACATCACCATGATCGTCCGCTCCATCGGCCTCCAGAACTACCAGACCAGCAAATTCATCAACGAACTCTTCTTCCCCTCCTTCGTCGACGAATTCCACGACAGCCCACCCGAAATCCGCGCCCAAGTCCTCGACGAAATGCGACTCACCAACTACGCCGGACTCGCACCCCCCTTCCTCGACGAGCTCTACATGATGCTCTACCGACAACGCATGCTCGGCACCCCCCGCTCCACCATCCACACCATGACCGAAGTCACCCACGCCCACCTCGACAACGACAAGGTCATCCTCGACCTCAAAGACCGGAAAACCGGCAAAACCACCCCCCTCCCCTGCGACCTCGTCCTCCTCGGCACCGGCTACGACACCCGCATGCCCGCCCTCGTCCGCGACCTCGCCACCAAAACCGGACTCCCCCACATCAACGTCACCCGCAACTACCGCATCGACCTCGGCCGCACCGCCACCGCCGCCGTCTACCTCCAAGGCGTCAACGAAGCCACCCACGGCATCGCCGACTCCCTCATCAGCGTCCTCGCCCAACGCTCCCACGACATCACCACCGACCTCCTCACCCGCCGCACCACCACCCCGGACAGGGTCGCCCGGTGA